From Euwallacea similis isolate ESF13 chromosome 14, ESF131.1, whole genome shotgun sequence, one genomic window encodes:
- the LOC136413664 gene encoding solute carrier family 25 member 35-like, producing MEFALGGVAAMGACLFTNPLEVLKTRLQLQGELQAKGAHVVHYKNVLHAGYVVAKNDGFLALQKGLVPALWVQLIMNGSRLGVYGYADTSGFLRDNEGNLLFTKSILITGLGSVIGQYSASPLFLVKTHLQAQAVQAIAVGYQHQHTGTFQALTNIFNANGIKGLFRGAVATIPRAFIGGSSQIMCFEYTKQWIDRYNITDNSLLRSFMSSMVGGIVVSVVMTPFDLIMTRLYNQPTDASGKGLLYNNYFDCTRKIYQSEGITAFFKGIGPMYLRLGPHTVLCLVFFDVLRGFAYSYFPPKTSTKVQAV from the exons ATGGAGTTCGCACTCGGCGGAGTCGCAGCTATGGGTGCCTGTCTCTTCACTAATCctttggaagttttaaaaactcGGTTGCAGCTTCAAGGCGAACTGCAAGCCAAAGGCGCACATGTTGTTCATTACAAAAATGTCTTGCATGCAGGTTACGTAGTGGCGAAAAACGACGGCTTTCTCGCTCTTCAAAAAGGTTTGGTGCCAGCTCTTTGGGTGCAACTTATCATGAACGGGTCTAGATTAG GTGTGTACGGTTACGCCGACACTTCAGGCTTCTTAAGAGACAACGAAGGAAATCTCCTTTTTACAAAAAGCATCCTAATCACAGGTCTGGGTTCCGTTATAGGACAATATTCAGCGAGCCCCCTGTTTCTCGTTAAAACCCATTTGCAAGCCCAAGCAGTTCAAGCTATTGCTGTTGGTTATCAACATCAGCACACGGGTACTTTTCAGGCACTTACGAATATTTTTAACGCAAATGGA ATTAAAGGGTTGTTTAGGGGGGCTGTCGCCACTATTCCTAGAGCGTTTATTGGGGGGTCTTCTCAAATAATGTGCTTTGAATACACCAAACAGTGGATCGACCGTTATAATATCACAGATAATTCGCTCTTGAGGTCTTTTATGAGCAGTATGGTGGGAGGGATTGTCGTCAGTGTTGTGATGACACCGTTTGATTTGATTATGACTAGGCTGTATAACCAAC CAACGGATGCGTCTGGAAAAGGCCTACTGTACAACAATTACTTCGACTGCACTAGAAAAATATACCAATCCGAAGGTATAACTGCATTTTTCAAGGGTATAGGACCCATGTATCTTCGTCTTGGTCCACACACCGTTTTGTGTCTAGTTTTCTTTGACGTACTTCGAGGTTTCGCGTATAGCTATTTTCCGCCAAAGACCAGTACCAAGGTACAAGCTGTTTAA
- the Hs3st-A gene encoding heparan sulfate glucosamine 3-O-sulfotransferase 1: protein MNSTKSERKRGCVRPPHFDILWLPKAAIRSVEGDPSDCILVVGVSRPRMALAVLIVMLLSLFLTFHIIYDSALSSLHKNQQQNVLESHRPPLFLLSRKLYPVAARRLPQAIIMGVRKCGTRALLEMLYLHPKVQKAAGEVHFFDRDENYNKGLEWYRMQMPHSYYGQITIEKSPSYFVTPEVPERIRAMNSSVKLLLIVREPVTRAISDYTQLRANAATSSPTALPTPPPKSFEQLVLHPNGSVNEAYRPLSISTYHHYLHRWLEVFPREQLLVVNGDLLIEDPVPQLQKIERFLGLEPKIGSHNFYFNETKGFFCLRNETSDRCLRETKGRRHPRVDPHVVSRLRTYFGEHNQKFYELIGEDLGWPED from the exons ATGAACTCCACAAAATCCGAGAGGAAAAGAGGATGCGTTCGACCTCCTCACTTCGATATATT ATGGCTCCCAAAAGCAGCAATCCGATCCGTCGAGGGCGATCCATCGGACTGCATCCTCGTGGTTGGAGTCTCACGGCCGAGAATGGCCCTTGCCGTCCTTATCGTTATGCTACTTTCCTTGTTCCTCACGTTTCATATCATTTACGACAGTGCCCTTAGCAGTCTACACAAGAACCAACAGCAAAATGTATTGGAGAGCCACAGGCCGCCTCTTTTCCTCCTCTCCAGAAAGCTCTATCCTGTGGCGGCAAGAAGGTTACCACAG GCAATTATCATGGGGGTTCGGAAATGTGGAACAAGGGCTTTGCTGGAGATGCTCTACCTTCATCCAAAAGTCCAAAAAGCTGCGGGTgaagtacatttttttgataGAGATGAGAACTACAACAAGGGTTTGGAATGGTACCGCATGCAGATGCCTCACTCCTATTATGGTCAAATTACCATCGAGAAGAGCCCTAGTTATTTCGTAACTCCGGAG GTCCCTGAAAGGATCCGAGCAATGAACTCTAGCGTTAAGCTCCTTTTAATCGTCCGAGAACCCGTCACACGAGCTATCTCTGACTACACTCAGCTACGAGCCAACGCAGCCACATCCTCACCTACAGCTTTGCCAACACCCCCACCAAAATCCTTCGAGCAACTAGTCCTACACCCCAACGGATCAGTCAATGAAGCTTATCGGCCACTGTCAATCAGCACTTATCATCATTACCTTCATAGATGGCTGGAGGTCTTTCCGAGAGAGCAACTCCTAGTAGTGAATGGCGATCTGCTCATCGAAGATCCGGTTCCTCAGTTGCAGAAAATTGAGCGATTTCTAGGTCTAGAGCCGAAAATCGGTAGTCACAACTTCTACTTTAATGAGACGAAGGGGTTCTTCTGTTTGAGGAACGAGACCTCAGACCGGTGTTTGAGAGAGACCAAAGGTAGGAGGCATCCCAGAGTTGACCCTCACGTGGTGTCGAGACTTAGGACGTATTTTGGGGAgcataatcaaaaattttatgaattgaTTGGCGAAGATTTAGGGTGGCCGGAAGATTAA